In the genome of Fulvivirga maritima, one region contains:
- a CDS encoding NAD(P)-dependent alcohol dehydrogenase, with amino-acid sequence MNVKAAVINETGGRFNIEDIQLDQQLGPNDILVKVVATGICHTDLIMRDDYFPFPKPAVFGHEGSGIVEQVGSAVTKVEAGDHVVMAPASCGKCENCVEGHPAYCLNFMELNFGGHKHDGSCPYHNHEGKEMGSGFFGQSSFANYSLVKENNVVKVDKDVPIELLGPLGCGFQTGSGTVLNFLNARPGDSIVVVGVGAVGLSAIMAAKLAGCTTIVAADIHDSRLELAKELGATHTINSKDQKISDYVLSEIAPKGLDYGLDTTGRNAVISDAMGAVKIKGHMTIVLVAAEKLELDAPVIQTGKSISFVNEGDSNPDVYIPKLIELYKAGLFPFDKLVKYYEFEEFNKAVEDAEKGTTIKAIIKMPS; translated from the coding sequence ATGAATGTGAAAGCAGCAGTAATAAACGAGACAGGAGGTAGGTTTAACATTGAAGACATTCAATTAGATCAGCAACTTGGCCCTAACGATATTTTAGTAAAGGTAGTGGCCACGGGTATCTGTCATACCGATTTGATTATGCGTGATGACTATTTCCCTTTTCCTAAGCCAGCGGTATTTGGTCATGAAGGATCAGGAATAGTGGAGCAAGTAGGAAGCGCTGTTACCAAAGTAGAGGCAGGAGATCATGTAGTAATGGCTCCGGCTAGTTGCGGTAAATGTGAAAATTGTGTAGAAGGACACCCCGCTTATTGTCTGAACTTTATGGAGCTTAACTTTGGCGGACATAAGCATGATGGTAGCTGCCCATATCATAACCATGAAGGTAAAGAAATGGGATCAGGCTTCTTTGGCCAGTCATCTTTTGCTAATTACTCATTAGTTAAAGAAAATAATGTAGTAAAAGTAGATAAAGACGTGCCTATTGAGCTCCTTGGGCCTCTGGGTTGTGGATTCCAAACCGGTAGTGGTACAGTACTTAATTTCTTAAACGCAAGACCTGGAGATAGCATAGTGGTAGTAGGAGTAGGGGCTGTAGGTCTTAGTGCTATTATGGCGGCTAAGCTGGCAGGTTGTACCACCATTGTAGCTGCAGATATTCATGATAGCCGATTGGAACTGGCTAAAGAACTAGGCGCTACGCATACCATTAACAGTAAAGACCAGAAAATATCTGATTATGTGCTTTCAGAAATAGCTCCTAAAGGGCTTGATTATGGTTTAGACACCACCGGAAGAAACGCCGTGATCAGTGATGCCATGGGAGCCGTTAAGATTAAAGGTCACATGACTATAGTGCTGGTTGCAGCTGAAAAATTAGAACTCGATGCTCCGGTAATTCAAACAGGTAAGAGCATTTCATTTGTAAATGAAGGAGATAGTAATCCTGATGTTTACATACCGAAACTCATAGAACTATACAAAGCAGGGTTATTCCCTTTTGATAAACTCGTTAAATACTATGAGTTCGAAGAATTTAATAAGGCGGTAGAAGATGCTGAAAAAGGCACTACTATTAAAGCTATTATTAAAATGCCATCTTAA
- a CDS encoding PorP/SprF family type IX secretion system membrane protein encodes MRRLYIFSLLAFFLFLSNTSWAQQRPALSTYTYSMMTINPAYSGYYGVTDVSLGAGSSIPHVDGAPQYINATVNGLLPGYRKNMGLGGGLAYDKIGVTSTTDVYVSYAYKLISQNKNSYTSNGFYPKVLSFGLQAGFSNVREDLLSLGMYDDPNFASNINETVPYFGVGLFFSCRNFYLGISSPRLYHSFFSEGDLNMQNHYYLQGGYKTALNHKTFLKTALLVRNVEGAPMQFDTNAIVEFNNLFEIGAGYQTAKGLNFTTALHLGKSMRLVYYFDLGLNENQPEELNNTSGILLSIRPAGGFKHN; translated from the coding sequence ATGAGGAGACTTTACATTTTTTCGTTACTGGCATTTTTTCTATTTCTTTCCAATACCAGTTGGGCTCAGCAAAGGCCAGCCTTATCTACTTATACTTATAGCATGATGACCATCAACCCGGCATATAGCGGGTATTATGGAGTTACTGATGTCTCTTTAGGGGCAGGCTCATCTATTCCACATGTTGATGGAGCTCCGCAGTATATTAATGCTACGGTAAACGGATTACTGCCCGGTTATAGAAAAAACATGGGCTTAGGTGGCGGACTGGCTTATGATAAAATAGGAGTCACTTCTACCACTGATGTTTATGTGAGTTATGCTTATAAGCTGATTTCTCAAAACAAAAACTCGTATACTAGCAATGGCTTCTATCCTAAAGTATTGTCATTTGGCCTGCAAGCGGGTTTCAGCAATGTAAGAGAAGACCTGCTAAGCCTGGGCATGTATGATGATCCTAACTTCGCCAGCAATATTAATGAAACAGTACCGTACTTTGGCGTAGGTTTGTTTTTTAGTTGCAGAAATTTTTATTTGGGTATTTCCTCTCCAAGGTTATATCATTCCTTTTTCAGCGAAGGAGATTTAAACATGCAAAACCATTATTACCTGCAGGGAGGTTATAAAACAGCACTTAATCATAAGACATTTTTGAAAACGGCCCTTTTGGTGAGAAATGTAGAAGGAGCCCCTATGCAATTTGATACCAATGCCATAGTTGAATTTAACAACCTGTTTGAAATAGGCGCAGGCTACCAAACCGCCAAAGGGCTAAATTTCACCACAGCGCTGCACCTGGGTAAATCTATGCGATTAGTATATTATTTTGATTTAGGGCTCAATGAAAATCAACCAGAAGAACTTAATAATACCAGTGGTATCTTGTTAAGCATTAGGCCAGCAGGTGGTTTTAAGCATAATTAA
- a CDS encoding response regulator transcription factor encodes MEKISIIIIDDHKIFLEGISSLLEDVPNFEIIGTAGNDKEAYRLLEEHQINLVICDISMPEINGLDLCVAIKKKYPDTNTLILSSHGDIQSISRGVKYEVDGYLLKNTAKDELIKAIETIHNGGNYFSKDVKDLYIKNAFERKSLPEQPRLSKKEIGILRLIAEEYTTQEIADKIFISQNTVNTHRRNLLTKLNVKNTAGLVRYAVENQLLD; translated from the coding sequence ATGGAAAAAATTAGCATAATCATCATAGACGATCATAAAATATTTCTCGAAGGCATCAGCTCCTTATTAGAAGATGTACCTAATTTCGAGATTATAGGCACCGCTGGTAATGACAAAGAGGCCTATAGATTGTTAGAAGAGCATCAGATTAACCTGGTTATCTGTGATATCAGTATGCCTGAGATCAATGGTCTGGATCTATGCGTAGCTATTAAGAAAAAATACCCTGATACCAATACGCTTATCCTCAGCTCTCATGGTGATATTCAGTCCATAAGTCGTGGAGTAAAATATGAAGTTGATGGCTATCTATTGAAAAATACAGCTAAAGACGAATTGATAAAGGCCATTGAAACCATCCATAATGGAGGCAACTACTTCTCTAAGGACGTAAAAGACCTTTATATTAAAAATGCCTTTGAGCGAAAAAGCCTTCCTGAGCAGCCTCGTTTAAGCAAAAAGGAAATAGGAATACTACGCCTAATTGCCGAAGAGTATACCACTCAGGAAATAGCCGATAAAATCTTTATCAGCCAAAATACGGTGAATACGCATAGAAGAAATCTGCTTACTAAGCTGAATGTTAAAAATACAGCAGGACTGGTTCGTTATGCAGTAGAAAATCAGTTATTAGATTAA
- a CDS encoding tetratricopeptide repeat-containing sensor histidine kinase yields the protein MCSSYKWLGSAAKALNEREKAMGYYKKALDIAIEHQLDNESYRIENNIGILYLESDHFDKAIESFKKSADNTMAPRDKAISMANIALGYQKMEEFDEALKYYHKSMEYCGKLSGDKHECEMQALQGFAGIALERNLFDEALSYNKSIRDYQEERNLVHELFITYNRIGLIYDGKRNIKGAVEYFNKAIAIADSLQSELIPYLYANLSVAYENANQYKLALKYDKVFHHKKDSISALKDQIKLEKLLADYEFDKKEHEISLLKKEGELQATLLESRQNEIRRQHIIRNIVIISSAIIAIIAFIAFRIYRQKVKNKEALALKNEELNKQETLELLRKYELKTVKAFVDGQEREKKRVAQELHDNIAGSLAAIKMRVQKLLTNNDQLATLLPQIDSVYSEVRTISHHLTPDKATIGSHTDFISHYLKNIEDVAPFELNFYFEGEQHISLLTDSMKIELYRVIQEAIQNASKHAHADNLEIQLMVGEELVNLIIEDDGVGFNPGEKSMGIGLRNMKNRVENLEGTLHIDTYPKRGTIINIDIPLSKHKNN from the coding sequence TTGTGTAGCAGCTATAAATGGCTGGGTAGTGCCGCTAAAGCATTAAATGAAAGAGAAAAAGCCATGGGCTATTATAAAAAGGCCCTTGATATAGCCATAGAGCATCAATTAGATAATGAAAGCTATAGAATTGAGAATAATATAGGTATTCTTTATCTGGAGAGCGATCATTTTGACAAAGCCATTGAATCATTCAAAAAGAGTGCAGATAACACTATGGCTCCGAGAGACAAGGCCATTTCCATGGCTAACATTGCCCTCGGATATCAAAAAATGGAGGAGTTTGATGAAGCACTAAAGTACTACCATAAAAGCATGGAGTACTGTGGTAAACTCAGTGGAGATAAGCACGAGTGTGAAATGCAAGCCCTGCAAGGATTTGCAGGAATAGCTTTAGAACGAAACCTATTTGATGAGGCACTAAGTTATAATAAGTCCATCAGAGATTATCAGGAAGAGCGCAATCTGGTGCACGAACTGTTTATCACTTATAACCGCATAGGACTTATTTATGATGGCAAACGCAATATAAAAGGTGCTGTTGAGTATTTTAACAAGGCTATTGCCATAGCTGACAGCCTTCAATCAGAGCTTATACCTTATTTATACGCCAACTTGTCTGTGGCTTATGAAAATGCCAACCAATATAAATTGGCCTTAAAGTACGACAAGGTCTTTCATCATAAAAAAGATAGTATTTCGGCCTTAAAAGATCAAATTAAGCTAGAAAAGCTATTGGCCGATTACGAATTTGATAAGAAGGAGCATGAGATCAGCCTCTTAAAAAAAGAAGGCGAGTTACAAGCCACTTTGTTAGAGAGCAGACAAAATGAAATAAGAAGACAGCACATTATCCGCAATATCGTAATTATAAGCTCCGCTATCATAGCTATAATAGCCTTTATAGCCTTCCGCATTTACAGACAAAAAGTAAAGAATAAAGAGGCTCTGGCATTGAAAAATGAAGAACTTAATAAACAGGAAACACTGGAACTTCTAAGAAAGTATGAACTGAAAACAGTTAAAGCCTTTGTAGATGGACAAGAACGAGAAAAAAAGCGAGTAGCTCAAGAACTGCACGATAACATAGCCGGAAGCCTGGCTGCCATAAAAATGCGAGTACAAAAGCTGCTCACTAATAATGATCAGTTGGCCACTCTCCTGCCTCAAATTGATAGCGTATATAGCGAAGTGCGAACCATTTCGCATCACTTAACTCCTGACAAGGCTACCATTGGCTCACACACTGATTTTATAAGTCATTATTTAAAAAATATTGAGGATGTAGCTCCCTTTGAGCTTAACTTTTATTTTGAGGGAGAGCAACACATTTCATTACTTACTGATAGTATGAAAATAGAGCTGTACAGGGTTATTCAGGAAGCTATACAAAATGCCTCCAAGCATGCCCATGCAGATAACCTTGAAATTCAGCTGATGGTGGGTGAAGAACTGGTTAACCTTATCATAGAAGATGACGGTGTAGGATTCAACCCAGGAGAAAAATCAATGGGCATAGGACTGCGCAATATGAAAAACCGAGTAGAAAATCTTGAAGGAACTTTACATATAGATACTTACCCTAAGCGTGGAACTATCATTAATATAGACATTCCTTTATCAAAACATAAGAATAATTAG
- a CDS encoding DUF7948 domain-containing protein, translating to MRLVSISILLLCFLSISIQVIGQNQSALKFIQNKGQWNDDIDFQADVPGGRVGVSAEGFSVQLLDMAKAEEQHVAGHKAYSEATGEIVDEPIPGHFFKIKLLGANQQARIIIGEPLDGHYNYFIGSDSCQWAAHVLSYASILYEDIYEGIDFRVSSQGNNLKYDFIVEPGADPSQIKLEYDGLNDIQKKNHNLELTSSIGTLSELKPFTYQQQAIEKQHVASEYQLNGKVASFSFPDGYDECQELVIDPLLIFSTYSGSTADNWGSTATPGEHGTLYSAGITIQAVGRSFPATTGAFQTSHGGSFDMAIIKYDSLGSRFLYATYLGGSENDTPTSLLVDENSEELIVLGLSSSPDYPTSSGALSETFNGGSTITNGVLNTSDQWDIVITRLTSEGDVLVGSTFLGGSGNDGWNVRESYGGPLTVNYGDEMRGDVITDTDGNVYVSSVTTSSDFPIIHGVDSVYAGGSDGVLVKMAPDLTSIIWSTYFRGIWL from the coding sequence ATGAGGTTAGTATCCATTTCCATACTGCTCTTGTGTTTTTTATCTATTTCTATTCAGGTAATAGGGCAGAATCAGTCAGCGTTAAAGTTCATTCAAAATAAAGGTCAATGGAATGATGATATTGATTTTCAGGCAGATGTGCCGGGAGGAAGAGTAGGGGTATCGGCAGAGGGTTTCTCTGTACAACTGTTAGATATGGCCAAAGCCGAAGAGCAGCACGTGGCCGGACATAAAGCTTATAGTGAAGCTACAGGAGAAATTGTTGATGAGCCAATTCCAGGTCATTTCTTCAAAATAAAATTGTTAGGGGCTAACCAACAAGCCAGAATAATTATAGGCGAGCCTTTGGACGGACATTATAACTATTTCATAGGCAGTGACTCTTGCCAATGGGCTGCTCATGTGCTTTCTTATGCGAGTATACTCTATGAAGATATTTATGAAGGAATAGATTTTCGTGTTTCTTCTCAAGGAAATAATCTTAAGTATGATTTTATAGTAGAGCCGGGAGCCGATCCTTCTCAGATAAAGCTTGAATATGATGGTTTAAATGATATTCAAAAGAAAAACCATAACCTGGAGCTGACTTCTTCAATAGGTACTTTATCAGAATTAAAACCTTTTACATATCAGCAGCAAGCCATTGAAAAGCAACATGTGGCCAGCGAATATCAATTAAACGGAAAAGTGGCTTCTTTTTCATTTCCTGATGGCTATGACGAATGCCAGGAATTGGTAATTGATCCTTTATTAATCTTTTCTACCTACTCCGGATCTACAGCTGATAACTGGGGAAGTACAGCTACTCCGGGTGAGCATGGTACGCTTTATTCAGCAGGAATTACTATCCAAGCAGTAGGACGGTCATTTCCTGCTACTACAGGCGCTTTTCAGACTTCTCATGGAGGTAGTTTTGATATGGCTATCATTAAATATGATTCTTTAGGAAGTCGTTTCTTGTACGCTACTTATTTAGGAGGCTCCGAAAATGATACGCCTACCAGTCTTTTGGTGGATGAAAATAGTGAAGAGCTTATCGTATTAGGCTTGTCTAGTTCTCCAGACTATCCTACCAGTTCAGGAGCTTTAAGTGAAACATTTAATGGGGGATCGACCATAACTAATGGTGTTCTTAACACTAGTGATCAATGGGATATTGTAATCACCAGGTTAACTTCTGAAGGTGATGTACTTGTAGGTTCAACTTTTTTAGGAGGAAGTGGTAATGACGGCTGGAATGTTAGAGAAAGTTATGGCGGGCCACTAACCGTTAACTATGGAGATGAGATGCGAGGTGATGTGATAACAGATACAGATGGAAATGTTTATGTCAGTTCAGTAACTACGTCGTCAGATTTTCCTATTATTCATGGTGTAGACAGTGTTTATGCAGGCGGCTCAGACGGTGTATTAGTGAAAATGGCCCCTGATTTAACTTCTATTATATGGTCTACCTATTTTAGGGGGATCTGGCTATGA
- a CDS encoding PKD domain-containing protein — translation MKLDINNEVVIAGGTSSIDFPVTPNAYQPGFNGIVDGWIARISNDGSAIINATYTGTNSFDQIYFVDLNENGEVYCYGQTTGQMPVTAGAYVNPNSGQFLQKFSSDLSALEISTVFGSGSINGFIRPNISPTAFLVNECDNIYLAGWGGVINSAHGYWPTNTNNMPITEDAYQDQTSGSDFYFMALNGDASELVYSTYLGGNQSRTHVDGGTSRFDKYGIVYHSVCSGCAANNATNNPTSDFPTTPGAHSRFNRSNNCNNAAFKFDLSSLRALMETNNTAFDTPGFNNVCYPDTIVFENLSVGGKDILWDFGDGTVVKQTETDRKWLYHQYEDEGQYTVKLRITDLATCSQVDSTFKVINYFKAEGYAADDDDVCEGATYQLNAYGGEDYSWTSTDETFTSTEQSPVVAPTDNITSYFVEITDANGCTVKDTVELTLIRDVKADFESYNADSTLPGYDNICFPDSIRLENLSTNAVSYKWNYGDGTIINTTEKTPLYYSYDSEGEYTITLTAYNDETCNLQDVDTKTISYFKSDINVVDDGEICNGETFTLSASGGDQYNWSGDSISSTSASLSVEPDTTSQYFVTVIDENGCIYQDTVNVRVVSEVNLQWEHQLINNCFDRSSVLVRNLTPDEDAQFRFEFGDGTSSTEPEIEHIYEADGNYSLKFIAQREFCVYEEMIQIPSYYIMMPNIITPTATPGYNDVFQVGMGDDLIAFSENDIVAELQVFNRWGKLVYESSDYQNDWNGAGLASGVYYVQLKVGDLTTCESWLHIVK, via the coding sequence GTGAAACTGGATATTAATAATGAGGTGGTAATTGCAGGAGGTACCAGCAGTATTGATTTTCCGGTTACACCAAACGCATATCAGCCTGGTTTTAATGGTATTGTGGATGGTTGGATAGCCAGAATATCAAATGATGGTAGTGCCATTATTAATGCAACTTACACCGGTACAAATTCTTTTGATCAGATATATTTTGTGGATTTAAATGAAAATGGTGAAGTGTATTGCTATGGTCAAACCACTGGCCAGATGCCAGTAACAGCTGGTGCGTATGTTAATCCTAATAGCGGACAGTTTTTGCAGAAATTTAGTTCTGATTTGAGTGCATTAGAAATATCCACTGTATTTGGTTCAGGTTCTATTAATGGTTTTATCAGACCTAATATTTCACCTACAGCCTTTTTAGTAAATGAATGCGATAATATTTATTTAGCAGGCTGGGGTGGTGTTATTAATTCAGCGCATGGTTACTGGCCTACAAATACCAATAATATGCCCATTACTGAAGATGCTTATCAAGACCAGACTTCAGGTTCTGACTTTTACTTTATGGCGCTGAATGGAGATGCTTCCGAATTAGTCTATTCTACCTATTTGGGTGGTAACCAATCCAGGACTCACGTAGATGGAGGAACCTCACGCTTTGACAAATATGGCATTGTTTATCACTCCGTTTGCTCTGGCTGTGCAGCGAACAATGCCACTAATAATCCTACTTCTGATTTTCCTACCACACCTGGAGCACATTCAAGGTTTAATAGAAGTAATAATTGTAATAATGCCGCCTTTAAATTTGACCTTTCATCACTCAGAGCGCTTATGGAAACCAACAATACAGCCTTTGATACACCAGGCTTTAATAATGTTTGTTATCCTGATACCATTGTGTTTGAAAACCTCAGTGTTGGAGGAAAAGATATTCTCTGGGACTTTGGAGATGGCACAGTGGTAAAACAAACAGAAACAGATCGGAAATGGCTTTACCACCAATATGAAGATGAAGGGCAATACACAGTTAAACTGAGAATTACCGATCTGGCTACATGTAGTCAGGTGGATTCTACTTTTAAGGTAATTAATTATTTTAAAGCTGAAGGATATGCTGCTGACGATGACGACGTGTGTGAAGGAGCCACTTATCAGCTCAATGCCTATGGTGGAGAAGACTACTCCTGGACCAGTACTGATGAGACCTTTACTTCTACGGAGCAGTCGCCAGTAGTAGCACCTACCGATAATATTACTTCATACTTTGTAGAGATAACTGATGCAAATGGGTGCACCGTAAAGGATACCGTAGAATTAACCCTGATAAGAGATGTAAAAGCAGATTTTGAGTCATACAATGCTGACTCTACATTGCCAGGCTATGATAATATATGCTTTCCTGATTCTATTCGTTTAGAGAATTTAAGCACGAATGCAGTAAGTTATAAGTGGAATTATGGAGATGGCACCATAATAAATACTACTGAAAAGACGCCGCTTTATTACAGTTATGATAGTGAAGGCGAATACACCATAACCCTTACGGCCTATAACGATGAGACCTGTAATTTGCAGGATGTTGACACAAAAACCATTAGCTACTTTAAGAGTGACATCAACGTAGTAGATGACGGAGAAATATGTAATGGAGAAACCTTTACCTTATCGGCTTCAGGGGGAGACCAATATAATTGGTCAGGAGACTCCATCAGTTCTACCTCAGCTTCATTATCCGTAGAGCCAGATACCACTTCTCAGTATTTTGTTACAGTGATAGATGAAAACGGCTGTATCTATCAGGATACGGTAAATGTGCGAGTAGTAAGTGAGGTAAACCTACAATGGGAACATCAATTGATCAATAATTGCTTCGACAGATCATCTGTATTAGTGCGCAACCTCACGCCAGATGAAGATGCCCAATTCCGTTTTGAATTTGGAGATGGAACCTCGTCTACAGAGCCTGAAATAGAGCATATTTATGAAGCAGACGGCAACTATTCCTTGAAGTTTATAGCCCAAAGAGAATTTTGTGTATATGAAGAGATGATTCAGATACCATCATATTACATCATGATGCCCAATATCATAACACCAACAGCTACCCCCGGCTATAATGATGTGTTTCAGGTAGGAATGGGCGATGATTTAATCGCCTTCTCTGAAAATGATATAGTGGCAGAGCTACAAGTATTTAATCGCTGGGGTAAGCTTGTATACGAGTCCTCAGACTATCAAAACGACTGGAATGGTGCCGGCCTGGCCTCAGGAGTTTACTATGTACAACTTAAAGTAGGCGATTTGACCACCTGCGAGAGCTGGTTACATATTGTTAAGTGA
- a CDS encoding vWA domain-containing protein: MAVGCRKLNHVLYINNDFWNNVLTSKEYRLGVIKHEVLHIIFKHTLVNQKNYDSHILNIAMDLVVNQMIERNQLPAESIFLDNFPELNLDAEMGWQYYYRRLMELQENHNGQFSHTKAYKNLQSIDRNSHGLERHATWFEIFQLPELDKSLLESGIDYLIVLAHGKMSNKAWGTLPAHFRRYLEAIIVPKAPQVDWRRALKLFTESSRKTYIKSTLKRPSRRYGTIPGVKVRRIQKLLIAIDTSGSVSKSELTKFFQELYHIYRSGSEIQVVECDAKIGKIYNYKGITPDFVTGGGGTNFSPPVEYANTQYHPDALIYFTDGVAPAPNQKSRCPIMWIISENGLSSTTENYKELPGIKVKMIKKD, translated from the coding sequence ATGGCTGTTGGCTGTCGTAAGCTTAATCATGTACTCTATATCAATAATGATTTTTGGAATAACGTCTTAACTTCAAAAGAGTATAGGCTGGGAGTAATTAAACATGAGGTGTTGCATATCATCTTTAAGCATACTTTGGTTAACCAAAAGAATTATGACTCTCATATTTTAAATATCGCTATGGATTTAGTGGTTAATCAAATGATTGAAAGGAATCAATTACCTGCTGAATCTATATTTTTAGATAATTTCCCCGAGCTGAACCTCGATGCTGAAATGGGATGGCAATACTATTACAGGCGGTTGATGGAGCTTCAGGAAAATCATAATGGTCAATTTTCTCACACAAAGGCCTATAAAAACCTACAATCAATAGATCGTAATTCTCATGGTTTGGAACGCCATGCTACCTGGTTTGAGATATTTCAACTACCAGAGTTAGATAAAAGTTTGTTAGAGTCTGGCATCGACTATCTTATAGTGCTGGCCCATGGAAAAATGTCTAATAAAGCGTGGGGCACTCTACCGGCTCACTTTAGAAGGTATCTTGAAGCTATTATTGTCCCCAAAGCTCCACAAGTAGATTGGAGGCGTGCTTTGAAGTTATTTACTGAGAGTTCAAGAAAAACATATATCAAGTCTACGCTTAAAAGACCATCACGCAGGTATGGAACTATACCCGGCGTAAAAGTCAGAAGAATACAAAAGCTATTGATTGCAATAGACACTTCCGGTAGTGTTTCAAAAAGTGAATTAACCAAATTTTTCCAAGAGCTTTACCACATTTATAGGAGTGGATCTGAAATTCAGGTAGTTGAATGTGATGCTAAAATTGGTAAAATTTATAATTATAAGGGAATCACTCCAGATTTTGTAACGGGAGGGGGTGGAACCAACTTTTCTCCACCAGTGGAATATGCCAACACGCAATATCACCCTGATGCTTTGATATATTTTACTGATGGAGTAGCACCTGCTCCTAACCAAAAATCAAGGTGCCCTATTATGTGGATTATAAGTGAAAATGGTCTGTCTTCCACTACTGAAAATTATAAAGAGCTGCCTGGAATAAAGGTGAAAATGATTAAAAAAGATTAA
- a CDS encoding ATP-binding protein: MNKKDQFDFITYGAKVDSERVTELVNHIMQVQHGSNNTTPLCIWGTHGIGKTQLIEKIATDSGLQFVYIAPAQFEEMGDLIGMPHISQTESGEVSQFAPPEWVPKEEGPGILLIDDVNRADDRILRGIMQLLQNYELISWKLPRKWMIVLTANPDGGDYSVTTMDDAMITRMIHVTMEFNVKSWARWAEQAGIDARGIEFVLTYPEIVTGNRTTPRTLVQFFESIQPISNLYENLDLVKMLADGCLDEETAVAFINFVRMDLDKIISPEEILSSGQFKIIAGQINELIGQQPKRLDILSVMMTRLTNHLLFNKESLDNKEFDNLKSFILLDIIPNDLRLSMAQELVNSSKTHLKKMYAIPEIGKLILTKM, translated from the coding sequence ATGAATAAGAAAGATCAATTTGATTTTATTACCTATGGAGCCAAGGTAGATAGTGAAAGGGTAACAGAGCTGGTAAATCATATTATGCAGGTACAGCATGGTAGTAACAATACTACTCCGTTATGTATTTGGGGTACTCATGGCATAGGTAAAACGCAGTTGATAGAGAAAATAGCAACAGACTCAGGCCTACAGTTTGTATATATAGCACCAGCACAGTTCGAAGAGATGGGTGATTTGATAGGCATGCCGCATATTTCTCAAACTGAATCAGGAGAGGTGAGTCAATTTGCTCCGCCAGAGTGGGTTCCTAAAGAAGAGGGTCCAGGAATTTTATTGATAGATGATGTAAATCGGGCTGATGATCGAATACTTAGAGGGATAATGCAGCTCTTGCAAAACTATGAGTTAATTAGTTGGAAATTACCCCGCAAATGGATGATTGTGCTTACTGCCAATCCTGATGGAGGTGATTATTCTGTAACTACTATGGATGATGCCATGATTACACGAATGATCCATGTTACTATGGAGTTTAATGTTAAATCATGGGCTCGATGGGCAGAGCAAGCAGGAATAGATGCTAGAGGAATAGAGTTTGTATTAACTTATCCCGAAATTGTTACAGGCAACCGTACTACACCAAGAACTCTGGTTCAGTTTTTTGAATCTATTCAACCTATCAGTAATCTGTACGAAAACCTTGACTTAGTTAAAATGCTGGCTGATGGCTGTTTAGATGAAGAAACAGCTGTAGCGTTTATCAATTTTGTGAGAATGGATTTAGATAAAATTATATCGCCTGAGGAGATCCTTTCTTCAGGTCAGTTTAAAATTATTGCCGGCCAAATTAATGAATTGATAGGACAGCAACCTAAGCGGTTAGATATTCTTTCGGTAATGATGACGAGGTTGACTAATCATTTACTTTTCAATAAAGAGTCATTAGATAATAAGGAGTTTGATAACCTAAAATCATTTATTCTTTTAGACATCATTCCGAATGACCTTAGGCTCTCTATGGCTCAGGAGTTAGTGAATTCTAGCAAGACTCATCTTAAAAAGATGTATGCCATACCAGAGATAGGAAAACTTATTTTAACTAAAATGTAA